The following is a genomic window from Sedimenticola thiotaurini.
TGGCCCATCATCGCCTATACCTAGAGATACGCGCTTCCCATCCGGGGTCCGTTCAAAATCCACAACCACCGTGGTACGGGCATATTTAAAGGCGTTTTCAAGAATATTCCCCAGACACTCCAACAGATCACCCTGCTCGGCAGGAAACAGCGCATTTTCCGCCACCGAGCAGCGGCAATCGATCGCCTTGTCCCGATAGACCTTCTGCAGGGTATTGACCAGCTTATCGATCACGGGGCGCACCCGCGTCTTGTGGGTCAGGCTCACGCCACGACCGGCAACGGCGGCCGATTTGAGCTGGTACTGCACAATATCGTTCATCCGGGGAACCTGCTCGGCCACCGCCTCTCTCAGCAGCCCGGCGTCTCCTCCTTCGGCAGCGCCTTGTAGTACCGCCAGCGGTGTTTTCAGGCTGTGTGCCAGATCACCGAGACTGTTTCTGTAGCGATCCCGACTCGACTCGCCCTGTTGAATCATGGAGTTGATACCATCGGTCAGCCGCCGCAGTTCCCGGGGGTAGTCCCCCTCAAGCCGCGTGCGACTACCGGTTTCAATCATGCGCAGATCCTGCGCCACTGCACGGAGTGGTTTGAGTCCCCAACGCAGAACCACGCCCTGTACCAGCAGCAGAATCACCGCCGCACTACCCAGCCAGAGCAGGATAGTCCGCCTGAAAGCCGCCACCCGCTGTTGCAAGCCGGAGGCGTTTTCAGCCACGGCAAACAGATAGGCGATCTCGCCACCGGCATCGTCCTCCCAGAGCAGGGAGTAGCTGAGCAGATAGAGGGAGTCATCGGAGGCCAGATACTCAAAGTGCGGTTGGCCGGGGGGGATCCCATCGATCATGGGCAGATTGCGCCCCACTGCAGAGGGGGAGTGCCAGTGGTAGTTGCCCTG
Proteins encoded in this region:
- a CDS encoding ATP-binding protein, with the protein product MGSIHGRLLLAASVVLAAFLGLGALGLDRAFRDSAESALQTQLMGQVYALLGAADTDEQGRMRLPETLPDPRLSNPASGLYAQVSGEQGNYHWHSPSAVGRNLPMIDGIPPGQPHFEYLASDDSLYLLSYSLLWEDDAGGEIAYLFAVAENASGLQQRVAAFRRTILLWLGSAAVILLLVQGVVLRWGLKPLRAVAQDLRMIETGSRTRLEGDYPRELRRLTDGINSMIQQGESSRDRYRNSLGDLAHSLKTPLAVLQGAAEGGDAGLLREAVAEQVPRMNDIVQYQLKSAAVAGRGVSLTHKTRVRPVIDKLVNTLQKVYRDKAIDCRCSVAENALFPAEQGDLLECLGNILENAFKYARTTVVVDFERTPDGKRVSLGIGDDGPGIPVAVRERVLRRGERADQRTPGQGIGLSVASEIVHLYGGDLDIGESDLGGARIVIVMPGPDRQTG